A stretch of Geomonas oryzisoli DNA encodes these proteins:
- the flhB gene encoding flagellar biosynthesis protein FlhB — MSDDKHSKTEKPTSKKITDAKSKGNVARSREMTSAVTLIAAMVALYASSGIMLKTLQGTMRDIFGGLATIEITPSGVHHLMIREFANLAIMLTPFMLVCLIAGLGVEISQGGINLSSEKLKFDLGRLNPVQGVGRLFNKDSLFEVAKSFIKMAIVGYMAYKILAEEMEGIIFLVDQDLEGILQFIGHIAFKIVLHTCGVLIILAVLDLAFVKWRFLDNLKMTKQEVKDEHKNTEGDPAIKGKQRQKAFQMARRRMRQIIPTADVVVTNPTHYAVALKYDRFKMSAPVVLFKGVDQMALQMKIVARENNVTLVENRFLARELYAQVEEGYEIPEGLFAAVAEILAYVYSLKKR, encoded by the coding sequence ATGTCAGACGACAAACATTCCAAAACAGAAAAACCTACCAGTAAGAAGATCACCGATGCCAAGAGCAAGGGGAACGTAGCGCGCAGCCGCGAGATGACCTCCGCCGTCACCCTGATCGCCGCCATGGTCGCGCTCTACGCCAGCTCCGGAATCATGCTGAAGACCCTGCAGGGGACCATGAGGGACATCTTCGGCGGGCTTGCCACCATCGAGATCACCCCCTCCGGGGTGCACCACCTGATGATCCGGGAGTTTGCCAACCTGGCCATCATGCTGACGCCGTTCATGCTGGTCTGCCTGATCGCCGGGCTCGGAGTCGAGATCAGCCAGGGTGGGATCAACCTCAGCTCCGAGAAGCTCAAGTTCGACCTGGGGCGCCTGAACCCGGTGCAGGGGGTAGGGCGGCTCTTCAACAAGGACTCGCTGTTCGAGGTCGCCAAGTCCTTCATCAAGATGGCGATCGTCGGGTACATGGCCTACAAGATCCTCGCCGAGGAGATGGAGGGGATCATCTTCCTGGTTGACCAGGACCTGGAAGGGATCCTGCAATTCATCGGTCACATCGCCTTCAAGATCGTGCTGCACACCTGCGGGGTGCTGATCATCCTGGCGGTGCTCGACCTCGCCTTCGTCAAGTGGCGCTTCCTGGACAACCTGAAGATGACCAAGCAGGAGGTGAAGGACGAGCACAAGAACACCGAGGGGGACCCGGCCATCAAGGGAAAGCAGCGCCAGAAGGCCTTTCAGATGGCGCGCCGGCGCATGCGCCAGATCATCCCCACCGCCGACGTCGTGGTCACCAACCCGACCCACTACGCCGTGGCGCTCAAGTACGACCGTTTCAAGATGTCGGCACCGGTGGTGCTCTTTAAGGGTGTGGACCAGATGGCGCTGCAGATGAAGATCGTGGCGCGGGAAAACAACGTGACCCTGGTCGAGAACCGCTTCCTGGCCCGCGAGCTCTACGCCCAGGTGGAGGAGGGGTACGAGATCCCGGAAGGCCTTTTCGCCGCTGTCGCCGAGATCCTTGCCTACGTGTACAGCTTAAAAAAAAGGTGA
- the fliR gene encoding flagellar biosynthetic protein FliR: MFDALPLKALADLIPFALVLARVAGLFMAIPMFGARLVPNRIKAVLIFAMALLIFPVIRLKGIPVADDSLSLMLLVLRETLIGLTLGAISQFVFAAVEFSGQLVGTQMGISIAAQFDPTTQNNVPTMAIFEGVLATLIFLALDVHHFFIKGIVESYQVIPLGAWHVSNGLLKFLTQTSTGMFIIALKLAAPVSVALLATTVALGIVARSFPAMNVFMVSMPLNIGIGFLILGISLPVFLRVLNGSFGAFVQQMHALFKLLA; this comes from the coding sequence GTGTTCGACGCCCTCCCGCTCAAGGCCCTGGCCGACCTGATCCCCTTCGCCCTGGTCCTGGCCCGGGTCGCGGGGCTGTTCATGGCCATCCCGATGTTCGGGGCACGCCTGGTTCCCAACCGCATCAAGGCGGTGCTCATCTTCGCCATGGCGCTGCTCATCTTCCCCGTGATCAGGCTGAAGGGAATCCCCGTCGCCGACGATTCCCTCTCCCTCATGCTCCTGGTGCTGCGTGAGACGCTGATCGGTCTCACCCTCGGGGCCATTTCGCAGTTCGTTTTCGCGGCGGTGGAGTTCAGCGGGCAACTGGTGGGGACCCAGATGGGGATCTCCATCGCCGCCCAGTTCGACCCCACCACCCAGAACAACGTCCCTACCATGGCCATCTTCGAGGGGGTGCTGGCCACCCTCATCTTCCTCGCCCTCGACGTGCACCACTTCTTCATCAAGGGGATCGTGGAGAGCTACCAGGTGATACCGCTCGGGGCCTGGCACGTGAGTAACGGCCTGTTGAAGTTCCTGACCCAGACCAGCACGGGGATGTTCATCATCGCCCTCAAGCTGGCGGCACCGGTCTCGGTGGCGCTTCTGGCGACCACCGTGGCGCTGGGGATCGTCGCGCGCAGCTTCCCCGCCATGAACGTATTCATGGTCAGCATGCCGCTCAACATCGGCATCGGCTTCCTGATCCTCGGTATCTCGCTGCCGGTATTCCTGCGCGTCCTCAACGGGAGCTTCGGCGCCTTCGTGCAGCAGATGCACGCCCTGTTCAAGCTGCTCGCCTAG
- the fliQ gene encoding flagellar biosynthesis protein FliQ: MTPEMVVQLGRRSFEAVILLSAPLLICALVVGLLVSIFQAVTSINEATLAFAPKIIAVMVAMVIFFPWMMMYMSDFTHEIYGMIANMRH, translated from the coding sequence ATGACCCCGGAAATGGTAGTTCAACTCGGCAGGCGGAGCTTCGAGGCGGTGATCCTCCTCTCGGCGCCGCTGCTCATCTGCGCCCTGGTGGTCGGCCTCCTGGTCAGCATCTTCCAGGCCGTCACCTCGATCAACGAGGCAACCCTCGCCTTCGCACCCAAGATCATCGCGGTCATGGTGGCCATGGTCATCTTCTTCCCCTGGATGATGATGTACATGAGCGACTTCACCCACGAGATCTACGGCATGATCGCCAACATGAGGCACTAG
- the fliP gene encoding flagellar type III secretion system pore protein FliP (The bacterial flagellar biogenesis protein FliP forms a type III secretion system (T3SS)-type pore required for flagellar assembly.) translates to MLGALLLVALSLILAATAGAEPLSLPTVSVGVGKVSKPADVSVALQIFFVMTVISLAPSLLMMTTSFTRIVVVLSFLRSALGTQQAPSNQIVVGLSLFLTFFIMAPVWQQVNTQALQPYKAQTITQEEALKRGVAPLRKFMLSQVREKDLALFINLSKLPRPRNADDIPTMTLIPAYMVSELKTAFQIGFLIFIPFLVLDMVVASVLMSMGMMMLPPVMISLPFKILLFVLVDGWGLVIGSLVKSFG, encoded by the coding sequence ATGCTGGGGGCGCTGCTCCTGGTGGCTCTATCCCTGATACTGGCGGCGACCGCGGGCGCGGAGCCGCTCTCCCTGCCCACGGTGAGCGTGGGGGTCGGCAAGGTGAGCAAGCCGGCCGACGTCTCCGTGGCGCTGCAGATCTTCTTCGTGATGACCGTCATCTCGCTGGCGCCCAGCCTGTTGATGATGACCACCTCTTTCACCCGCATCGTCGTGGTGCTCTCCTTCCTCCGGTCCGCGCTGGGAACCCAGCAGGCCCCCTCGAACCAGATCGTGGTGGGGCTGTCGCTGTTTCTCACCTTTTTCATCATGGCGCCGGTCTGGCAGCAGGTGAACACCCAGGCGCTGCAGCCCTACAAGGCGCAGACCATCACTCAGGAGGAGGCGCTCAAGCGCGGCGTGGCCCCCTTGCGCAAGTTCATGCTCTCGCAGGTGCGCGAGAAGGACCTGGCCCTCTTCATCAACCTCTCCAAGCTCCCCAGGCCGCGCAACGCAGATGACATCCCGACCATGACCCTGATCCCGGCCTACATGGTGAGCGAGCTGAAGACCGCCTTCCAGATCGGCTTCTTGATCTTCATCCCGTTCCTGGTGCTGGACATGGTGGTCGCCTCGGTGCTCATGTCCATGGGTATGATGATGCTGCCGCCGGTGATGATCTCGCTTCCCTTCAAGATCCTCCTGTTCGTGCTGGTGGACGGCTGGGGGCTCGTGATCGGGTCGCTGGTGAAGAGCTTCGGATAA